From a region of the Corallococcus macrosporus genome:
- a CDS encoding lipase family alpha/beta hydrolase, producing the protein MRNAVRTLVLTVAVLAIWAQPARADTYTQTKYPIVLAHGMAGFDSLFGVLDYFYGIESSLKSGGAKVYITHVPQFNSTEARGEALLAQVQDVLARSGATKVNLIGHSHGGLDVRYVAAVRPDLVASVTTVGSPHKGADLADYLRNNLKGGSFTEGVLAYFANSLGTVLGLLSGHTQPQDAIGALAALSKTGTSAFTAKFPAGVPTTSCGSGAATGAQGQRYYSWSGTDPFTNILDASDYAMKLSSFFYSGSNDGLVGRCSSRFGTVIRDDYDMNHLDEVNQVLGLTAFFTNPVSVFRTQANRLKTAGL; encoded by the coding sequence ATGCGAAACGCCGTCCGGACCCTCGTTCTGACTGTCGCGGTTCTTGCCATCTGGGCGCAGCCTGCCCGCGCGGATACGTACACGCAGACGAAGTACCCCATCGTGCTGGCGCACGGCATGGCGGGTTTTGATTCGTTGTTCGGGGTGCTCGACTACTTCTACGGCATCGAGTCGTCGCTGAAGTCGGGCGGCGCGAAGGTCTACATCACGCACGTTCCGCAGTTCAATTCGACGGAGGCGCGCGGCGAGGCGCTGCTGGCGCAGGTGCAGGACGTGCTCGCGCGCTCGGGCGCGACGAAGGTGAACCTGATTGGCCACAGCCACGGCGGCCTGGACGTGCGCTACGTGGCGGCGGTGCGGCCGGACCTGGTGGCGTCCGTGACGACGGTGGGCTCGCCGCACAAGGGTGCGGACCTGGCGGACTACCTGCGCAACAACCTGAAGGGCGGCTCGTTCACGGAGGGCGTGCTGGCGTACTTCGCCAACAGCCTGGGCACCGTGCTGGGCCTGCTGTCCGGCCACACGCAGCCGCAGGACGCCATTGGCGCGCTGGCGGCGCTCTCCAAGACGGGCACCTCCGCGTTCACCGCGAAGTTCCCCGCGGGTGTCCCCACCACGTCCTGCGGCAGCGGCGCGGCGACGGGCGCCCAGGGCCAGCGCTACTACTCCTGGTCCGGCACGGATCCCTTCACCAACATCCTGGATGCGTCTGACTACGCGATGAAGCTGTCGTCCTTCTTCTACAGCGGGTCCAACGACGGCCTCGTGGGCCGCTGCAGCTCGCGCTTCGGCACGGTCATCCGCGACGACTACGACATGAACCACCTGGACGAGGTGAACCAGGTGCTGGGCCTCACCGCGTTCTTCACCAACCCGGTGTCCGTGTTCCGCACCCAGGCGAACCGCCTGAAGACCGCGGGCCTGTAA
- a CDS encoding lipase secretion chaperone, with the protein MKSRAVILVVALCALLGAGVFSWWKVRAEDAPGPAGPPSAVPVARGAVPRAATPVVPGAAVTATPAPDAPLPPMPGSLRDTEEDGAVLVDASGHLVPSADLRRFFDYYLSATGEEPASLIRERILTALRAKKLPPAAMDEAVQVLDDYLSYLEAARGLASKGSVPTDTAERLEALRKLRREHLGPGAADGLFGKEEAVDAVAVERLKLQQDASLTKEERERRMAELEERLPPDVRASREEAVRPLRQRAVEQELLAAGATAEDLHQHRLSTVGPEATERLEALDAERAQWKQRLADFRAKREALARGEPDPARRQAAVQRLLFDSFTPEERLRVEAADAIDAASGSGGG; encoded by the coding sequence ATGAAGAGCCGCGCCGTCATTCTCGTGGTCGCGCTGTGCGCCCTCCTGGGTGCCGGCGTCTTCTCGTGGTGGAAGGTCCGGGCGGAGGACGCGCCCGGACCCGCTGGACCGCCGTCCGCAGTCCCCGTCGCGCGAGGCGCCGTGCCGCGCGCGGCGACCCCCGTCGTTCCCGGTGCCGCCGTGACGGCGACTCCGGCCCCCGATGCGCCGCTGCCGCCGATGCCGGGCTCGCTCCGGGACACGGAGGAGGACGGCGCCGTGCTCGTGGACGCGTCCGGGCACCTGGTGCCGAGCGCGGACCTGCGCCGCTTCTTCGACTACTACCTGTCCGCCACCGGCGAGGAGCCCGCGTCGCTCATCCGCGAGCGCATCCTCACGGCGCTGCGGGCGAAGAAGCTGCCCCCGGCCGCCATGGATGAAGCGGTGCAGGTGCTGGACGACTACCTGTCCTATCTGGAGGCCGCCCGGGGGCTGGCGTCGAAGGGCTCCGTTCCCACGGACACCGCCGAGCGCCTGGAGGCCCTGCGCAAGCTGCGCCGCGAGCACCTGGGCCCGGGCGCGGCCGACGGTCTCTTCGGGAAGGAGGAGGCGGTGGATGCCGTCGCCGTGGAGCGGCTGAAGCTGCAGCAGGACGCGTCGCTGACGAAGGAGGAGCGCGAGCGGCGCATGGCCGAGCTGGAGGAGCGGCTTCCTCCGGACGTGCGCGCCAGCCGTGAAGAGGCCGTGCGTCCGCTGCGGCAGCGGGCGGTGGAGCAGGAGCTGCTGGCGGCGGGGGCGACGGCGGAGGACCTGCACCAGCACCGGCTGTCCACCGTGGGGCCGGAAGCCACCGAGCGGCTGGAGGCGCTGGACGCGGAGCGCGCGCAGTGGAAGCAGCGGCTGGCGGACTTCCGCGCGAAGCGCGAGGCGCTGGCCCGCGGCGAGCCGGATCCGGCCCGGCGTCAGGCCGCGGTGCAGCGGCTCTTGTTCGACTCGTTCACCCCGGAGGAGCGCCTCCGGGTGGAGGCCGCGGACGCCATCGACGCGGCCTCCGGATCCGGAGGCGGGTGA
- the nadE gene encoding NAD(+) synthase, whose protein sequence is MKFSKQVLELDWEAKAASLSDGLKEAVLKKLRKRGLVVAVSGGIDSACVAALAVRALGPDRVFGLLLPERDSSGLSSKLGRELCEKLGIQYTLHDIAPVLEAAGCYSQRDAAVRSVFPAFQPDMKWKIVMHGDRLNTDALNVFYVVVQVDGQEQRFRLTPQAYVQIVAATNFKQRVRKMMEYFHADRLNFAASGTPNRLEYDQGFFVKLGDGSADVKPIASLYKTQTYKLARHLGVIDGILNREPTTDTFSLEQSQEDFYFSVHYSQLDLILWAKNHGITPEEVSPEMGLTPQQIQRVYDDIDQKRRTTAYLHAQPLLLEEVSELRPFKIS, encoded by the coding sequence ATGAAGTTCTCCAAGCAGGTGCTGGAACTGGACTGGGAGGCCAAGGCCGCGTCGCTGTCCGACGGGCTCAAGGAGGCCGTCCTCAAGAAGCTGCGCAAGCGCGGCCTGGTGGTCGCCGTCTCCGGCGGCATCGACTCCGCGTGCGTCGCCGCGCTGGCGGTGCGGGCGCTGGGTCCGGACCGCGTCTTCGGCCTGCTCTTGCCGGAGCGCGACTCCAGCGGCCTGTCCTCCAAGCTGGGCCGCGAGCTCTGCGAGAAGCTGGGCATCCAGTACACGCTGCACGACATCGCGCCCGTGCTGGAGGCCGCCGGGTGCTATTCGCAGCGCGACGCGGCCGTGCGCTCCGTGTTCCCCGCGTTCCAGCCGGACATGAAGTGGAAGATCGTCATGCACGGCGACCGGCTCAACACGGACGCCCTCAACGTCTTCTACGTGGTGGTGCAGGTGGACGGACAGGAGCAGCGCTTCCGCCTCACGCCCCAGGCCTACGTGCAGATCGTCGCCGCCACCAACTTCAAGCAGCGCGTGCGCAAGATGATGGAGTACTTCCACGCGGACCGGCTGAACTTCGCCGCGTCCGGCACGCCCAACCGCCTGGAGTATGACCAGGGCTTCTTCGTGAAGCTGGGCGACGGCTCCGCGGACGTGAAGCCCATCGCCAGCCTCTACAAGACGCAGACGTACAAGCTCGCGCGGCACCTGGGCGTCATCGACGGCATCCTCAACCGCGAGCCCACCACGGACACGTTCAGCCTGGAGCAGTCGCAGGAGGACTTCTACTTCTCCGTGCACTACTCGCAGCTGGACCTCATCCTCTGGGCGAAGAACCACGGCATCACACCCGAGGAGGTCTCCCCGGAGATGGGCCTCACGCCGCAGCAGATCCAGCGCGTCTACGACGACATCGACCAGAAGCGCCGCACTACGGCATACCTCCACGCGCAGCCGCTGCTGCTCGAAGAGGTCAGCGAGCTGAGGCCCTTCAAGATCTCCTGA
- a CDS encoding AMP-binding protein produces the protein MSADTAPSWVRAHAAATPEAPAVDSPWARLTYAQLEARMRALAGQLRASGVEPGDRVLIALPLGCAAAVAGLAVQALGACAVELDRETGADSLASILAQTGARHAVIFGQDARRWTGRSQLTHFFVVHGSRPPERMLGLLKPASCSWLQEDGSVDPDAASEPLAALPSLPPEAPASIVYTSGSTGTPRGVVQTFANIAANTRSIVEYLGLTPRDRAMLILPLHYCYGKSVLQTHLLAGGSVFLDPRFMYPQVVLEAMATETCTGFAGVPLTFELLRRQAAPDSLAKLKLRYLTQAGGGMSPDTVRWTREAFHPAELFVMYGQTEATARLSYLPPSRANDKAGSIGQGIPGVTLAVVADDGTPLPDGEVGQLVAKGANVTPGYLNAPDDTSAILHDGWLWTGDLAWRDADGFFFLVGRAKEILKVGGHRVSPAEMEHVLARHPAVLEVAVVGVPDDLGGEAACAAVVLQPGATAQEDDLRRFCREALPAHKVPRHVLFTEALPRGPTGKVLKADLRTRVLSSLSSPESRSP, from the coding sequence GTGAGCGCGGACACCGCGCCTTCGTGGGTTCGCGCTCACGCGGCTGCGACGCCGGAGGCTCCTGCGGTGGACTCTCCCTGGGCACGGCTCACCTATGCCCAGCTTGAAGCGCGGATGCGGGCACTCGCGGGACAGCTTCGGGCTTCAGGTGTGGAGCCCGGGGATCGCGTTCTCATCGCCCTGCCCCTGGGTTGTGCGGCCGCCGTCGCGGGGCTCGCGGTGCAGGCTCTTGGAGCCTGTGCCGTGGAGCTGGACCGCGAGACGGGTGCGGACTCACTGGCCAGCATCCTCGCGCAGACGGGCGCCCGCCATGCGGTCATCTTCGGTCAGGACGCGCGTCGCTGGACGGGCCGCTCTCAGCTCACCCACTTCTTCGTCGTGCATGGCTCCCGTCCTCCGGAGCGCATGCTCGGGCTGCTGAAGCCGGCTTCGTGCTCGTGGCTCCAGGAGGACGGCTCCGTGGATCCGGACGCTGCTTCCGAGCCGCTGGCCGCCCTGCCCTCCCTGCCTCCGGAGGCTCCCGCGTCCATCGTCTACACATCCGGCAGCACGGGCACGCCCCGTGGCGTCGTGCAGACGTTCGCCAACATCGCGGCGAACACGCGCTCCATCGTGGAGTACCTGGGCCTCACGCCGCGCGACCGCGCCATGCTCATCCTTCCCCTGCACTACTGCTACGGGAAGAGCGTGCTCCAGACGCACCTGCTCGCGGGCGGATCCGTGTTCCTGGATCCGCGCTTCATGTACCCGCAGGTCGTGCTGGAGGCCATGGCCACCGAGACGTGCACCGGCTTCGCGGGCGTGCCCCTCACCTTCGAGCTGCTGCGCCGCCAGGCCGCCCCGGACTCCCTCGCGAAGCTGAAGCTGCGCTACCTCACCCAGGCCGGCGGCGGCATGTCTCCGGACACCGTGCGCTGGACGCGCGAGGCCTTCCACCCCGCGGAGCTGTTCGTCATGTATGGCCAGACAGAGGCCACCGCGCGGCTCTCCTACCTGCCGCCCTCGCGCGCCAATGACAAAGCCGGCTCCATCGGCCAGGGCATCCCCGGCGTCACGCTGGCCGTGGTCGCGGACGACGGCACTCCGCTGCCTGACGGTGAAGTGGGCCAGCTCGTGGCGAAGGGCGCCAACGTCACCCCCGGCTACCTCAACGCTCCCGACGACACCTCCGCCATCCTCCACGACGGCTGGCTTTGGACCGGCGACCTCGCGTGGCGCGACGCGGACGGCTTCTTCTTCCTCGTCGGCCGAGCGAAGGAGATCCTCAAGGTGGGCGGCCACCGCGTGAGCCCCGCGGAGATGGAGCACGTGCTCGCGCGGCACCCGGCCGTGCTGGAGGTCGCCGTGGTGGGCGTGCCGGACGACCTGGGCGGCGAGGCCGCGTGCGCCGCCGTGGTCCTCCAGCCCGGCGCCACCGCGCAGGAGGACGACCTGCGCCGCTTCTGCCGCGAAGCGCTGCCGGCCCACAAGGTGCCGCGCCACGTCCTGTTCACCGAAGCGCTCCCCCGCGGGCCCACCGGCAAGGTGCTCAAGGCCGACCTGCGCACGCGCGTGCTGTCTTCACTCTCTTCCCCTGAATCGAGGTCGCCGTGA
- the asnB gene encoding asparagine synthase (glutamine-hydrolyzing), giving the protein MCGIAGFTFPAGDAAGPALHADRLRRMTASIKHRGPDAQRALLLDGAALGHARLSIVDLASGHQPMRDEATGLTVVFNGEIFNHVELREQLSGAYAFRTRSDTEVILAAFLTWGIDCVRRFEGQWAFALWDPRDRTLWMSRDRVGICPLFYAHLPGGHLAFASEAKALFAGGLVTPALDARGLKQTFQLWAPVAPRTSFEGVSLLPPAHVAKWRDGVMTLQRYWDLDFGVTPDAADAPRLLEELGAVLDRAVRLRLRADVPVAAYLSGGLDSSLLCALAQEQLGGTLRTFSVGFAHARFDERTHQATVAEQLRTEHRVVEMRDGDIGALVPGVIFHAEQAMMRSAPAPFLRLSGWVRDQGIKVVLTGEGSDEMFLGYDLFKETQVRQFWARQPASKYRPLLLRRLYPTLSVSQQSVELLREFFGTGLETPDALGFSHLVRWGNSGRILRFLAPEFAAKVADEDPVASVLATVPDAVAKWRPLARAQYLEARTLLSGYLLSAQGDRMLLGNAVEGRFPFLDTGVMEFAARVPERLRLRGLDEKHLLKHFSKGRVPASILERSKFPYRAPIAGALVGPDAPAWARELLAPEAVSATGVFDARKVERLVAKLRAPNSAESEADTMALFAVASTQLLAHHFLKPKPVPQADVDAVQLEAA; this is encoded by the coding sequence ATGTGCGGCATCGCGGGGTTCACCTTCCCGGCGGGTGACGCCGCGGGTCCGGCGCTTCACGCGGACCGGCTGCGCCGCATGACCGCCAGCATCAAGCACCGGGGCCCGGACGCGCAGCGGGCCCTGCTGCTGGACGGCGCCGCGCTGGGGCACGCGCGCCTGTCCATCGTCGACCTGGCCTCCGGCCACCAGCCGATGCGCGACGAGGCCACCGGCCTCACCGTCGTGTTCAACGGCGAGATCTTCAACCACGTGGAGCTGCGCGAGCAGCTGTCGGGGGCGTATGCCTTCCGCACGCGCTCCGACACGGAGGTCATCCTCGCGGCGTTCCTCACGTGGGGCATCGACTGCGTGCGCCGCTTCGAGGGCCAGTGGGCGTTCGCGCTGTGGGATCCGCGCGACCGCACGCTGTGGATGTCGCGCGACCGCGTGGGCATCTGCCCGCTGTTCTACGCGCACCTGCCGGGAGGCCACCTGGCGTTCGCGTCGGAGGCCAAGGCGCTCTTCGCCGGGGGGCTGGTGACGCCCGCGCTGGACGCGCGGGGGCTCAAGCAGACGTTCCAGCTCTGGGCGCCGGTGGCGCCGCGCACGTCCTTCGAGGGCGTGTCGCTCTTGCCGCCCGCGCACGTGGCGAAGTGGCGCGACGGGGTGATGACGCTCCAGCGCTACTGGGACCTGGACTTCGGGGTGACGCCGGACGCGGCGGACGCGCCCCGGCTGCTGGAGGAGCTGGGCGCGGTGCTGGACCGGGCGGTGCGGCTGCGGCTGCGCGCGGACGTGCCGGTGGCGGCGTATCTGTCGGGCGGACTGGACTCCAGCCTCCTGTGCGCGCTGGCGCAGGAGCAACTGGGCGGGACGCTGCGGACGTTCTCCGTGGGCTTCGCGCACGCGCGGTTCGACGAGCGCACGCACCAGGCGACGGTGGCGGAGCAACTGCGCACCGAGCACCGCGTGGTGGAGATGCGCGACGGGGACATTGGCGCGCTGGTGCCGGGCGTCATCTTCCACGCGGAGCAGGCGATGATGCGCTCCGCGCCCGCGCCGTTCCTGCGGCTCTCCGGGTGGGTGCGCGACCAGGGCATCAAGGTGGTGCTGACGGGTGAAGGGTCGGACGAGATGTTCCTCGGCTACGACCTCTTCAAGGAGACGCAGGTGCGCCAGTTCTGGGCGCGTCAGCCGGCGTCGAAGTACCGGCCGCTGCTCCTGCGCCGGCTGTACCCGACGCTGTCGGTGAGCCAGCAGAGCGTGGAGCTGCTGCGCGAGTTCTTCGGCACGGGGCTGGAGACGCCGGACGCGCTGGGGTTCTCGCACCTGGTGCGGTGGGGCAACAGCGGCCGCATCCTGCGCTTCCTCGCGCCGGAGTTCGCCGCGAAGGTGGCGGACGAGGACCCGGTGGCGTCGGTGCTCGCGACGGTGCCGGACGCGGTGGCGAAGTGGAGGCCGCTGGCGCGCGCGCAGTACCTGGAGGCGCGCACGCTGCTGTCCGGCTACCTGTTGTCCGCGCAGGGCGACCGCATGCTCCTGGGCAATGCCGTCGAGGGGCGTTTCCCGTTCCTGGACACGGGCGTGATGGAGTTCGCCGCGAGGGTGCCGGAGCGGCTGCGCCTGCGCGGGCTGGATGAGAAGCACCTGCTGAAGCACTTCTCCAAGGGCCGCGTGCCGGCGTCCATCCTGGAGCGCAGCAAGTTCCCCTATCGCGCGCCCATCGCCGGAGCGCTGGTGGGACCGGATGCACCGGCCTGGGCGCGCGAGTTGTTGGCGCCGGAGGCGGTCTCCGCGACGGGCGTCTTCGACGCGCGCAAGGTGGAGCGGCTGGTCGCGAAGCTGCGAGCGCCGAACTCCGCGGAGAGCGAAGCGGACACCATGGCCCTGTTCGCCGTGGCGTCCACGCAGTTGTTGGCGCACCACTTCCTGAAGCCGAAGCCCGTACCACAGGCGGACGTGGACGCGGTCCAACTGGAGGCCGCGTGA
- a CDS encoding acyl carrier protein yields MSTRDTLRTFIVDTFFVDDFADDDSFLRKGLIDSTGMMELVAFIETEFGIKLDDKELVPENLDSLSRVVAFVDRKQSLAKAS; encoded by the coding sequence ATGAGCACGCGTGACACGCTTCGCACCTTCATCGTCGACACCTTCTTCGTGGACGACTTCGCGGACGACGACTCGTTCCTGCGCAAGGGCCTCATCGACTCCACGGGCATGATGGAGCTGGTGGCGTTCATCGAGACGGAGTTCGGCATCAAGCTCGACGACAAGGAGCTGGTGCCGGAGAACCTGGACTCGCTGTCGCGCGTGGTGGCGTTCGTGGACCGTAAGCAGTCGCTGGCGAAGGCGAGCTGA
- a CDS encoding acyltransferase, whose protein sequence is MKPALPSREEALQLARAGVQMVRTEVFPRAERMMAVARARWLFRAFRTGRDVAAYGPVAARNDGHAEFGDKLTFLGGMLPTSVVCYEHARLLVGDETQFNYGASVEAWESVQIGARCMFASFVRVSDRDGQRIAPIIIEDDVWVAHGAILLPGVRIGARSVVSAGSIVSQDVPPDSLAMGNPARSMSLDLVSRDATGT, encoded by the coding sequence ATGAAGCCCGCCCTTCCCTCCCGCGAGGAGGCGCTCCAGTTGGCGCGCGCGGGCGTACAGATGGTGCGCACGGAGGTGTTCCCCCGCGCCGAGCGCATGATGGCCGTCGCTCGGGCGCGCTGGCTGTTCCGCGCCTTCCGCACCGGCCGGGACGTGGCGGCGTATGGCCCGGTGGCCGCGCGCAACGACGGCCACGCGGAGTTCGGCGACAAGCTGACGTTCCTGGGCGGCATGCTGCCCACGTCGGTGGTCTGCTACGAGCACGCGCGGCTGCTGGTGGGCGACGAGACCCAGTTCAACTACGGCGCGTCCGTGGAGGCCTGGGAGTCGGTGCAGATTGGCGCCCGGTGCATGTTCGCGTCCTTCGTGCGCGTGAGCGACCGGGACGGCCAGCGCATCGCCCCCATCATCATCGAGGACGACGTCTGGGTGGCGCACGGCGCCATCCTCCTGCCGGGCGTGCGCATCGGCGCGCGGTCGGTGGTGTCCGCGGGCAGCATCGTTTCACAGGACGTGCCCCCGGACTCGCTCGCCATGGGCAACCCGGCGCGCAGCATGAGCCTGGACCTGGTGTCCCGCGACGCCACGGGCACCTGA
- a CDS encoding acyltransferase: protein MRVPLMMMLGLGPTVARLKLRRCEAVGATPTVWGRVWIHGGGEIQIGDRVLFDARMAPIELHAQRGGRIVIEDDVTIEGGSSIEAQSLVTLGARSRLGMWCKLMDNMYHPVRGNRHERPRSVPLVVEEGVTVGSRSILLPGAHLQKGANVASGTVISRRIPPGVTVGGSPARVLRREVAR from the coding sequence ATGCGCGTCCCGCTGATGATGATGCTCGGCCTGGGGCCGACGGTCGCGCGTTTGAAGTTGCGGCGCTGTGAGGCCGTGGGTGCCACCCCCACCGTCTGGGGCCGTGTCTGGATTCACGGCGGGGGGGAGATCCAGATCGGCGACCGCGTGCTGTTCGACGCGCGGATGGCGCCCATCGAGCTGCACGCGCAGCGGGGGGGACGCATCGTGATTGAAGACGACGTGACCATCGAGGGAGGCAGCTCCATCGAAGCGCAGTCGCTGGTGACGCTGGGCGCGCGCAGCCGCCTGGGCATGTGGTGCAAGCTGATGGACAACATGTATCACCCGGTCCGCGGCAACCGGCACGAGCGGCCGCGGTCGGTGCCGCTGGTGGTGGAGGAAGGCGTCACGGTGGGCAGCCGCTCCATCCTGCTGCCGGGCGCGCACCTGCAGAAGGGCGCGAACGTGGCCTCCGGCACGGTCATCTCCCGCCGCATTCCGCCGGGCGTGACGGTGGGCGGCTCTCCGGCCCGCGTGCTGCGCCGCGAGGTGGCGCGATGA
- a CDS encoding cyclic nucleotide-binding domain-containing protein → MLNFLEGHLPLLAGSVLTVLLLSIQRTTRDPDLRDDLRGAVRMLLAFLVLRLAARFLPEATTPPGLLKFVNVGWMLTFAYGVIRAGVAFALKLVRLRSPVTTPKILRDVIDFTLYALATVPILQSQLNLDLAGLVATSAVLTVVIGLALQETLGNLFAGLSLQLDRPFEVGDFIRIGEHTGRVVHIGWRSIRIANFRREVITLPNSMVGKEHVKNFTQHREPVGIEMQIGVSLDAPPNQVKQALLDVAREIPQVLVQPPPLARTVAFTDSNAQYMIRVFLNDFALSDSVREELHTRLWYRLRREGLELPHAQRTVTLRRDSAHRRRELADETVRDLLRQVDLFAPLGAEELERLRCEVVVRRFGRNERIIQEGDEGGTFYVVASGEVSVRAGTLQSEITRLGPGHYIGEMSLLTGERRAATVVALEDSVLLELDRPTFARLFSDYPGLARQLSALLAQRRTQLRAVAQAAGGGPDHSPEAGRILGRLRALFGLTHE, encoded by the coding sequence GTGTTGAACTTCCTCGAAGGCCACCTCCCCCTGCTGGCGGGCTCCGTCCTGACGGTGCTCCTGCTGAGCATCCAGCGCACCACGCGGGACCCGGACCTGCGCGACGACCTGCGCGGCGCGGTCCGGATGCTGCTCGCCTTCCTGGTGCTGCGGCTGGCGGCGCGCTTCCTGCCGGAGGCCACCACGCCGCCGGGCCTGCTCAAGTTCGTGAACGTGGGCTGGATGCTCACGTTCGCCTACGGCGTCATCCGGGCCGGGGTGGCGTTCGCGCTGAAGCTGGTGCGGCTGCGCTCGCCGGTGACGACGCCCAAAATCCTCCGCGACGTCATCGACTTCACGCTGTACGCGCTCGCCACCGTCCCCATCCTCCAGAGCCAGCTCAACCTGGACCTGGCGGGGCTGGTGGCCACGTCCGCGGTGCTGACGGTGGTCATCGGTCTGGCGCTCCAGGAGACGCTGGGCAACCTCTTCGCGGGCCTGTCGCTGCAATTGGACCGGCCCTTCGAGGTGGGCGACTTCATCCGCATTGGCGAGCACACCGGACGGGTGGTGCACATCGGGTGGCGCTCCATCCGCATCGCCAACTTCCGGCGCGAGGTCATCACCCTGCCCAACAGCATGGTGGGCAAGGAGCACGTGAAGAACTTCACCCAGCACCGCGAGCCCGTGGGCATCGAGATGCAGATTGGCGTGTCGCTGGACGCGCCGCCCAACCAGGTGAAGCAGGCGCTGCTGGACGTGGCGCGGGAGATTCCCCAGGTGCTGGTGCAGCCGCCGCCGCTCGCGCGCACGGTGGCCTTCACCGACTCCAACGCGCAGTACATGATCCGCGTCTTCCTCAACGACTTCGCGCTGTCGGACTCCGTGCGCGAGGAGCTGCACACGCGGCTGTGGTACCGGCTGCGCCGCGAAGGCCTGGAGCTGCCCCACGCCCAGCGCACCGTCACCCTGCGCCGCGACTCGGCCCACCGCCGCCGGGAGCTGGCCGACGAGACGGTGCGCGACCTGCTGCGCCAGGTGGACCTCTTCGCGCCGCTGGGCGCGGAGGAGCTGGAGCGCCTGCGGTGCGAGGTGGTGGTGCGCCGCTTCGGCCGCAACGAGCGCATCATCCAGGAGGGCGACGAGGGCGGGACCTTCTACGTCGTGGCCTCCGGCGAGGTCAGCGTGCGCGCCGGCACGCTCCAGTCGGAAATCACCCGGCTGGGGCCGGGCCACTACATCGGGGAGATGTCGCTGCTCACCGGCGAGCGCCGCGCCGCCACCGTCGTGGCGCTGGAGGACTCCGTGCTGCTGGAGCTGGACCGGCCCACCTTCGCGCGCCTGTTCTCCGACTATCCGGGACTTGCCCGGCAACTCTCCGCGCTCCTCGCCCAGCGCCGCACCCAGCTGCGCGCCGTGGCCCAGGCCGCGGGCGGCGGACCGGACCACTCGCCCGAGGCGGGCCGCATCCTTGGAAGGCTGCGGGCCCTCTTCGGCCTGACGCACGAGTAG
- the holB gene encoding DNA polymerase III subunit delta', with the protein MTLASVQGQPRAMDALQSALRSGSVHHAYLFAGPEGVGKELAAVGLAQALTCPEAPEVGCGKCTSCVRITKGLHPDVTWVMPDDERVSRGLAGRSDFTGTPSRELRVEQIRQLQERLALRGLESKRKVAILVSAEQMNVQAQNAFLKTLEEPPAETTLILVASAMDRLLPTIRSRCSKVYFGPLPVDLVARHVQQERKLDADTAALAAVMSGGSLGRALALDVDALKERKDVLTAFEALNGDDIPALLRFAEAHGGSREDADTALELLILWTRDVSLAKAGAGDAMANRDLKALAEAAAKRTSEAQLHRRHTLLESARTAIGSRNGAPRLQLERLLIELCVEGR; encoded by the coding sequence ATGACGCTTGCCTCGGTGCAGGGACAGCCCCGCGCGATGGATGCGCTCCAGTCCGCCCTGCGGTCTGGCTCGGTGCATCACGCCTACCTGTTCGCCGGGCCGGAGGGGGTGGGCAAGGAGCTGGCCGCGGTGGGGCTGGCCCAGGCCCTCACGTGCCCGGAGGCCCCGGAGGTGGGCTGCGGCAAGTGCACCAGCTGCGTGCGCATCACCAAGGGCCTGCACCCGGACGTCACCTGGGTGATGCCGGACGACGAGCGCGTGTCGCGCGGACTCGCCGGCCGCTCCGACTTCACCGGCACGCCCAGCCGTGAACTTCGCGTGGAGCAGATCCGGCAGCTCCAGGAGCGCCTGGCGCTGCGCGGCCTTGAATCCAAGCGCAAGGTGGCCATCCTGGTCAGCGCGGAGCAGATGAACGTCCAGGCGCAGAACGCGTTCCTCAAGACGCTGGAGGAGCCGCCCGCGGAGACCACCCTCATCCTGGTGGCGAGCGCCATGGACCGGCTGCTGCCCACCATCCGCAGCCGGTGCAGCAAGGTGTACTTCGGTCCGCTGCCGGTGGACCTGGTCGCACGGCACGTGCAACAGGAGCGCAAGCTGGACGCGGACACCGCCGCCCTGGCCGCGGTGATGTCCGGGGGCAGCCTGGGCCGCGCGCTCGCGCTGGACGTGGACGCGCTGAAGGAGCGCAAGGACGTCCTCACCGCCTTCGAAGCCCTGAACGGCGACGACATCCCGGCCCTGCTGCGCTTCGCGGAGGCCCACGGCGGCTCGCGCGAGGACGCGGACACGGCGCTGGAGCTGCTCATCCTGTGGACGCGGGACGTGTCGCTCGCGAAGGCGGGGGCCGGGGACGCGATGGCGAACCGGGACCTGAAGGCCCTGGCGGAAGCCGCGGCGAAGCGCACGTCGGAGGCGCAGCTGCACCGGCGGCACACGCTGCTGGAGTCCGCGCGCACGGCCATCGGCTCGCGCAACGGCGCGCCCCGGCTTCAACTGGAGCGGCTGCTCATCGAACTGTGCGTGGAGGGCCGATGA